In Neokomagataea tanensis, one genomic interval encodes:
- a CDS encoding penicillin-binding protein activator: MIARTSVSSTNKRKASLQEVKRTCLEPFSVAMPRHFRTFLALGTAFGLAACANNEAGPPIAPSGGNGTSIAQNAPKVGLILPLSGRFGPIGLRMRDAAKLALSSSGAPVLDVQDSNGPGGAAAAAQVALSHGDALLLGPLTATETAAVAPVAASAGKPVLAFTSDSTQARPGVWVMGLTPEQQVRRMVDAARATGRKTFAAFLPDNPLGHAMAEGLTTACRDAALGAPQIVFHTSDEANIHDGLKTLSNIAARQPTAPAATATDTSPAASGPSAIDPTAAQDASQAVAAAAPPVTTAPAQIAPPPFDALLLADTGLALGQVISALQEDHVDTAQVQIMGPALWKAFDAKLGALHGAWYAAPDARDRNGYVARYKAVYGQAPSPVTDFAYDAGALANVVARSGHVDQAALTRSDGFVGVDGLFRLRPDGHVSRNLAVFQIQRVGGSRIVVPASRDVALRPS; this comes from the coding sequence ATGATTGCTCGGACATCTGTATCCTCGACCAATAAGCGCAAAGCGTCTTTGCAAGAAGTAAAGCGTACCTGCTTAGAGCCGTTCAGTGTGGCTATGCCAAGGCATTTTCGCACGTTTTTGGCTTTGGGTACGGCTTTTGGCCTTGCCGCTTGCGCAAATAACGAGGCTGGACCACCAATTGCACCGTCCGGGGGTAATGGAACAAGCATAGCGCAAAATGCTCCTAAAGTGGGGCTGATTCTGCCGTTAAGCGGACGTTTCGGCCCGATTGGCCTGCGCATGCGCGATGCTGCTAAATTGGCGTTGTCGTCATCAGGGGCGCCTGTACTTGATGTGCAGGACAGTAATGGGCCGGGTGGCGCTGCAGCTGCTGCACAAGTGGCTCTGTCCCACGGAGATGCCTTATTGCTAGGGCCTTTGACGGCTACAGAAACAGCCGCCGTCGCGCCCGTGGCCGCCAGTGCAGGCAAGCCAGTTCTGGCCTTTACGAGCGATTCAACGCAGGCCCGTCCCGGGGTTTGGGTTATGGGCCTTACGCCTGAGCAACAAGTGCGCCGGATGGTGGACGCCGCTCGTGCAACCGGACGCAAAACATTCGCGGCGTTTTTACCGGATAACCCTCTGGGCCACGCAATGGCTGAGGGCCTCACCACGGCTTGCCGGGATGCTGCACTGGGCGCACCACAAATCGTTTTTCACACCTCTGACGAAGCCAATATTCATGACGGCCTGAAGACACTGTCTAACATTGCAGCTCGTCAGCCTACGGCACCGGCAGCTACCGCCACAGACACTTCACCAGCGGCAAGTGGTCCTTCAGCAATTGATCCTACTGCGGCTCAGGATGCGTCACAGGCGGTGGCCGCCGCCGCCCCTCCCGTAACAACAGCGCCAGCACAAATTGCGCCTCCGCCTTTTGACGCGCTGCTGCTTGCTGACACGGGCTTGGCGCTTGGGCAGGTCATTTCAGCACTGCAAGAAGACCATGTGGACACTGCGCAGGTACAGATTATGGGGCCAGCCCTTTGGAAGGCCTTTGATGCAAAGCTTGGTGCGTTGCATGGCGCTTGGTACGCTGCTCCAGATGCCCGCGACAGAAATGGTTACGTTGCGCGGTATAAAGCGGTTTATGGGCAGGCACCGTCACCCGTGACGGACTTCGCTTATGACGCTGGGGCTCTCGCAAATGTCGTTGCGCGGTCGGGGCATGTTGATCAGGCTGCTTTGACACGCTCTGACGGTTTTGTCGGTGTAGATGGTTTGTTCCGACTGCGTCCAGATGGGCATGTGAGCCGCAACTTAGCCGTTTTCCAGATCCAGCGT
- the rsmI gene encoding 16S rRNA (cytidine(1402)-2'-O)-methyltransferase, whose amino-acid sequence MVATPIGNLGDISARAIEALRTVEAILCEDTRVTAKLLTAHGITTPTYTLHDHNEAEKIPFLLEKLHAGSRFAVVSDAGTPLVSDPGFRLVRAAIDANIPVSTTPGPNAVITALTLSGLPPHPFTFLGFPPPKSEARTSTFSGLRAAEQAGLRSTLIWYEAPHRLVASLEDLISVFGPDRDAAVGRELTKRFEEMVRGSLKTVHEHFLQHAPRGEITLLIGPAAETDTGAADLDTLLREALQHHSVKDAASLVAGMVKLPKRTVYSRALELSREI is encoded by the coding sequence TTGGTTGCAACTCCAATCGGCAACCTTGGCGATATCAGCGCAAGGGCAATTGAAGCTCTTCGTACGGTTGAAGCCATACTGTGTGAAGATACGCGCGTCACGGCCAAATTGTTGACGGCACACGGAATCACCACACCGACTTACACACTGCACGATCATAACGAAGCAGAGAAGATTCCGTTTCTTTTGGAAAAACTTCACGCGGGGTCCCGTTTCGCCGTGGTCTCCGACGCTGGGACACCACTGGTTTCTGACCCGGGCTTCCGCCTCGTCCGCGCTGCGATTGATGCCAATATTCCCGTTAGCACCACCCCCGGCCCCAATGCTGTCATCACAGCGCTGACACTCTCCGGGCTGCCTCCTCACCCATTCACCTTTCTTGGCTTCCCTCCACCCAAGAGTGAAGCCCGCACCAGCACCTTTTCAGGATTGCGCGCTGCTGAACAAGCAGGTCTACGCTCTACTTTAATCTGGTACGAAGCACCTCACCGCCTTGTAGCATCGCTCGAAGACCTCATCAGCGTATTCGGCCCAGACCGGGACGCTGCGGTCGGGCGGGAATTGACAAAGCGCTTCGAGGAAATGGTGCGTGGCAGTTTGAAAACCGTGCACGAGCACTTCTTGCAGCATGCACCACGCGGTGAAATCACCCTCCTGATTGGCCCGGCAGCCGAGACTGATACCGGCGCAGCAGATCTGGACACTTTGTTGCGCGAGGCTTTGCAGCACCATTCCGTCAAAGACGCTGCCTCTCTCGTTGCTGGTATGGTCAAGCTTCCCAAACGCACGGTTTACAGCCGCGCGCTTGAACTCTCCCGCGAGATTTAA